Part of the Vibrio sp. SCSIO 43137 genome, ACTCAGGGAAGCTTTAGCCATGTCGACATTGACTACCTTTTCTGCCCCGCCTTTAATTGCAGCAAGGGAGAAGCCACAGGTGTAAGCAAACAGGTTAAGCACCTTTTTGCCAGCACTTCTCTGTTCCACCCACTGCCGGCCGAAACGCATATCCAGAAACAAGCCGAAATTCTGATTGCGGCCTAAGTGCAATTGGTACTTGAGACCATTTTCCGCCACCTGAGGAGCGTTATCAGCTTCTCCCCAGATAATTTCCGTTGGCGCCCCTGCTTCGTATCTGTGTTGCAATAAGATTGTTTTGCCTGACTTCTCCTGCCAAATGCTGCTCTCAGTAAGGCTTAACAAGGATTGGCGCAGAGCCTGAAGGAAATCGTCTTCCTGCGGCTTAAATACCGCAACCACCAACTGCCCTTGCAGCCAGTCGCAGGTAAGCTGCTCAAGCCCTTCCCAGCAGCGTCCGCGGCCATGGAACAGACGGCGGATCTCATCCGGAGCGCTTTCAAGTTGTTGAATAAGATGTGAACGGAATGTCTCTAATTGGGATAACTTCATAATTCTATTTAATTTTCGGCCAGTTAAGTTGCCACGGTGATGACCACTGCTCTAATACTGAATCGGCAATATCTGACTGCCATAGCTGCCCTTGTTCAGGACGGCAAACGAAGCAGTAATCTATATCGTTTAGGGTAAATTTTAAGGCATAGGCATGGAGATAACCGCGGTCAGCAGCGGAAGCAGTATTGTAAATCGGATCTCCGACTATTGCTGATCCCACGGACTTGAGGGCAACTCTGATTTGGTGTGTTTTACCACTGTATGGGCGGCAAAGGAAAAAGCGTTGGCCAGGACTTCCCGGTTTAGAAAAGAACTGAGTGACCGCCGGGTTCTGTCTGCTCTTCATTAGCTTCCATGATGAGCGGCGTGAGCGCTGCATATCACCTGAGATCAGGCCCTGTTTCTTTTTCGGCTTGCCCTCTCCGATAGCCAGATAGTATTTCTCAATCTTTCTGTCAGCAAACAGCTTAGCCAGTTGACTGGCAGACTCTGAACTTTTTGCCAGCAGCAGCAGACCTGACGTCATTTTATCCAGCCGATGCACCAGATAGAGTTTCTCTACATCCAGCTTCTTCGCCACCTCATGCAACAACATAGTCTCGCCGTCGTCTTTGTGAACGCTAACATTGGCATGCTTATCTATAACGACAAAATCATCACACTGGTGGTGTATATCAAACATATCTTCAGCTCCTTAACAGCAGCAGAGTATACGCTTTTATAATTCAGATGCGACATTTTATTCTTGTAACCCAGATGCCGTTTTAGCAGACAAAAAAAGGAGCTCCCGTAGGAACTCCCTTTTCAATCCCGTTGACCACGAGTGTGGTCACACAGATTTTATAGTTTCTTCGAGAAGATCCCCGCCAGCGCAATGATACCTATACCCAGTAGCATAATTTCACCTTTGCCACTGTCGAAGCCGCCTTTAATACCTGAGAATGCTACGATAGCAACCGCTACAGGGATAACGAACTTAACAAGGTTGTACCACAAGCCAAACAGAGGGAATGACACTTTACCGTCGTTAGTGATCTCTTTCTGCAGATCTTCACGGCTCATACGCCAGCCGGCAAAGATACATACCAACATACCGCCTACCGCAAGGAAGATCTTATCTGTCAGCAGATCAAAGATATCAAATACACCGGTTTCAAACAGTTGCGGACCAACACCACCCAGAGACAGGGAAGCAAAGACACACATAATTGCCATCACAGCACTCGCCAGCAATACTGCCGAAGGACGTTTCATACCCTTCTCATCGATAAGGTAAGATACAACCACTTCAAGCAGAGATACTGATGAAGTCAGTGCTGCAACACTCAGGGCAACAAAGAACAACAGAGCCAGAAGCACACCGATAATGCCGCCCATTTCAGCAAATAGCTGAGGAACAACCACAAATACCAGACCCGGACCTGCAGACGGTTCCATGCTGAAAGCAAACATAGCAGGGAACATTGCCAGACCAGCCAGTAGTGCAACACCAGTATCCATTGCTGTTACCATAGCAGTAGTCTGAACCAGGTTCTCTTTCTTCTTCAGGTAGCTACCATAAGTCAGCATACAGCCCATACCCAGACTTAGTGAGAAGAACGCCTGACCAAGAGCAGCCAGTACAACACTACTGTCAACTTTGGAGAAGTCAGGGCTGAACAGGAACTCAACACCTGCATAAGCGCCCGGAAGAGTAAGACCTTTCACAGCAACCAGAATCAGGATCAGGAACAGCAGCGGCATCAGGATCTTACCGGCTTTCTCAATACCGCCGGAAATACCTTTAACAACCACCACTACGTTTAGCAGCAGGTAAATACCCATCCAGATCAGAGGCTGAACCGGATCAGAGATAAAGCCGCCAAAACTGTCGCCGATGGCTTCAGGCGTGCTTAACAGACCTGTTGCTACTTTCTGAACATAGGCAAGAGCCCAGCCACCAACAACCGGATAGAAGCCCATAATAAGCAGGCCACTCACTACACCGATTACGCCGACAAACGTCCAGCGGCGATCCGTTGATTTAAAAGCACCAACAGCAGAAAGACCGGTCTTACGACCAATAGCAAACTCTGTCAGCATTACGCTGAAACCGATAAAGATTACGAAAAGAAGGTAGATAGCTACGAAAGCACCACCACCGCTCTCACCAGCGGTATATGGGAACTTCCAGATATTACCAAGACCAACAGCAGAACCCGCTGCTGCCATAACAAAGCCAAGCTTTGATCCCCAGGTATCACGAGTCTTGCCGTTCGAGTCCTGAGCGGGTGTGGATGAATTACTTAGTGCCACGGTTACTCCAAAATTTGATGTTTTAATGTTGTGTTTGCATCAGGGCGTCTTAGAGTGATGAGTGTAAACATAATTGTAAAAATTATTGTACATTCTTAAAGGTTATTAGTGACGCTCCTTGTATAGCAAGTAAAACAGTTTGCGATTAGAATTGGAACCCCAATGAGTATATTTTTCGTTAATTATGTTAATTATTAACTTTAAATGCTCTAAATTTGAACAATGTCATCTTTCTTGCCTGAAAAATCGTCAATTACAGTGATGTTTAACTGTTTGCCTATCCAACTGCTTTCAATGCGTCACTAATCGCATATCTAAGTCTTGTATAACTTTGCTTAAAAACAAGCCTTTTTGTTAACAAAAATAAGCCCTTGCGCACAATATTTCGCCTACCCGCTATAAAATGACTCTATTAACAATTTTTATTAGTAAATTGTTGCTTTTGTTAAACATACACAGATTAAAATCGTATACTGATAAATTGGTCTAAGTAGTTACTTATACGGAAAAATTCAGAAAACAGATGGAACAGATTTATCAATTAATCACGCTTATCAGTGTTGCCCTTTACTGGGTGTTGGTTGCCGGTGTAACTATCCGAGTTGTGCTGCGTC contains:
- a CDS encoding TIGR01621 family pseudouridine synthase; the protein is MFDIHHQCDDFVVIDKHANVSVHKDDGETMLLHEVAKKLDVEKLYLVHRLDKMTSGLLLLAKSSESASQLAKLFADRKIEKYYLAIGEGKPKKKQGLISGDMQRSRRSSWKLMKSRQNPAVTQFFSKPGSPGQRFFLCRPYSGKTHQIRVALKSVGSAIVGDPIYNTASAADRGYLHAYALKFTLNDIDYCFVCRPEQGQLWQSDIADSVLEQWSSPWQLNWPKIK
- a CDS encoding sodium-dependent transporter; translation: MALSNSSTPAQDSNGKTRDTWGSKLGFVMAAAGSAVGLGNIWKFPYTAGESGGGAFVAIYLLFVIFIGFSVMLTEFAIGRKTGLSAVGAFKSTDRRWTFVGVIGVVSGLLIMGFYPVVGGWALAYVQKVATGLLSTPEAIGDSFGGFISDPVQPLIWMGIYLLLNVVVVVKGISGGIEKAGKILMPLLFLILILVAVKGLTLPGAYAGVEFLFSPDFSKVDSSVVLAALGQAFFSLSLGMGCMLTYGSYLKKKENLVQTTAMVTAMDTGVALLAGLAMFPAMFAFSMEPSAGPGLVFVVVPQLFAEMGGIIGVLLALLFFVALSVAALTSSVSLLEVVVSYLIDEKGMKRPSAVLLASAVMAIMCVFASLSLGGVGPQLFETGVFDIFDLLTDKIFLAVGGMLVCIFAGWRMSREDLQKEITNDGKVSFPLFGLWYNLVKFVIPVAVAIVAFSGIKGGFDSGKGEIMLLGIGIIALAGIFSKKL
- a CDS encoding class I SAM-dependent methyltransferase translates to MKLSQLETFRSHLIQQLESAPDEIRRLFHGRGRCWEGLEQLTCDWLQGQLVVAVFKPQEDDFLQALRQSLLSLTESSIWQEKSGKTILLQHRYEAGAPTEIIWGEADNAPQVAENGLKYQLHLGRNQNFGLFLDMRFGRQWVEQRSAGKKVLNLFAYTCGFSLAAIKGGAEKVVNVDMAKASLSKGRDNHRLNDHPLEKVSFLAHDIFKSWGKIRKSGPYDLIVIDPPSFQKGSFALTKDYKKILRRLPELLTADGEVLACVNSPSVTADFLIDSMKQEAPQLSFEQRLDNPPEFRDIDDDSSLKALVFKVQ